One window of the Nicotiana tabacum cultivar K326 chromosome 4, ASM71507v2, whole genome shotgun sequence genome contains the following:
- the LOC107829936 gene encoding uncharacterized protein LOC107829936 isoform X1, whose protein sequence is MGETEKEELEESEQSENQFVWDESSQLYYHARAGFYHDPQAGWYYSCKDGLYYKFENGTYVLMEYSQGGSPEKNGCEGVAPAESDKDEINADISETVAQTVEPLPFELSDEQLENTDCKLPENPPPPSEWLEETLIELYLANYSTQAANSTPDMTVAPETNETDSSYLSAPGNDSTYELEEGEWIPDDWTDSADPNADVMDEGVCLEEESWRAQYGQVERPFEDSLSHIQAVDLWDWSVVKKIRKGRKRRVARLVGRLVKPTAKLHPSMPSSGHLLKTAPVCEVHLDLVRVTSGQVYRLRNPSTQYLASLSNYDSSNPTKNWRFPQMSISREIQTCSPVTERYKPISTGLPGEEDVCLRLEISAPERDRDPVYRDRAAERRALHGGFGVGPGQKNSPNCDDSVPLDTSAGREEALSESLSNSFGAGSYARKILENMGWKEGEALGRSNNGLIEPLQATGNKGSAGLGWNDERRKQLMYSSK, encoded by the exons ATGGGGGAAACCGAGAAAGAAGAGCTGGAGGAATCCGAGCAAAGCGAAAATCAGTTCGTATGGGATGAAAGTTCTCAGCTTTACTACCACGCCCG CGCTGGATTTTATCACGATCCTCAAGCAGGCTGGTACTACAGCTGTAAAGATGGCCTATATTACAAATTCGAAAATGGTACTTATGTTCTCATGGAGTATTCTcag GGTGGTTCTCCTGAAAAGAATGGTTGTGAGGGCGTTGCACCTGCAGAGTCTGACAAAGATGAGATAAATGCAGACATCAGTGAAACTGTGGCTCAAACAGTTGAACCACTTCCTTTTGAGCTCTCTGATG AGCAGTTGGAGAATACCGATTGCAAGCTTCCAGAAAATCCACCACCACCCTCAGAGTG GCTTGAAGAAACTCTCATTGAACTTTATCTGGCAAATTATTCCACTCAAGCTGCCAATAGTACTCCTGACATGACAGTTGCTCCAGAAACAAATGAAACAGATAGCTCATATTTGTCCGCACCTG GGAATGATAGCACATATGAACTCGAGGAAGGTGAATGGATACCAGATGACTGGACAGATTCTGCTGATCCAAATGCAGATGTCATGGATGAAG GCGTTTGTTTGGAGGAAGAAAGCTGGCGAGCCCAGTATGGTCAAGTTGAACGACCATTTGAAGATTCTCTGTCACATATTCAGGCTGTTGATTTGTGGGACTGGTCAGTGGTTAAAAAGATCAGAAAAGGTCGAAAAAGGAGGGTGGCCAGGCTGGTTGGACGACTGGTGAAGCCCACTGCTAAGTTGCATCCATCAATGCCCTCGAGTGGCCATCTTCTTAAAACTGCTCCAGTATGTGAAGTCCATCTTGATCTGGTACGAGTTACATCAG GTCAGGTGTATAGGTTGAGAAATCCTAGCACACAATATCTGGCTTCTTTGTCCAATTATGATTCTTCCAATCCAACGAAAAATTGGCGCTTTCCACAAATGTCAATCAGCAGAGAAATCCAGACATGCTCACCAGTCACTGAAAGATATAAACCCATAAGCACAGGGCTACCTGGTGAGGAGGATGTGTGTCTGCGATTAGAGATCAGTGCGCCTGAAAGG GACAGAGACCCTGTGTACAGGGACAGAGCTGCAGAAAGAAGAGCATTGCATGGCGGGTTTGGTGTTGGTCCAGGGCAAAAAAATTCACCCAACTGTGATGATTCTGTTCCTTTGGATACATCTGCTGGTCGAGAGGAAGCTCTTTCTGAATCCTTGAGCAATTCATTTGGAGCTGGTAGCTATGCCAGAAAAATTTTGGAAAACATGGGCTGGAAGGAG GGGGAGGCACTTGGCCGCAGCAACAATGGTTTGATCGAACCATTACAGGCCACAGGAAACAAAGGTTCTGCAGGATTAGGGTGGAACGATGAAAGAAGAAAGCAGTTGATGTACAGTTCTAAATAA
- the LOC107829936 gene encoding uncharacterized protein LOC107829936 isoform X2: MGETEKEELEESEQSENQFVWDESSQLYYHARAGFYHDPQAGWYYSCKDGLYYKFENGTYVLMEYSQGGSPEKNGCEGVAPAESDKDEINADISETVAQTVEPLPFELSDEQLENTDCKLPENPPPPSEWLEETLIELYLANYSTQAANSTPDMTVAPETNETDSSYLSAPGNDSTYELEEGEWIPDDWTDSADPNADVMDEGVCLEEESWRAQYGQVERPFEDSLSHIQAVDLWDWSVVKKIRKGRKRRVARLVGRLVKPTAKLHPSMPSSGHLLKTAPVCEVHLDLVYRLRNPSTQYLASLSNYDSSNPTKNWRFPQMSISREIQTCSPVTERYKPISTGLPGEEDVCLRLEISAPERDRDPVYRDRAAERRALHGGFGVGPGQKNSPNCDDSVPLDTSAGREEALSESLSNSFGAGSYARKILENMGWKEGEALGRSNNGLIEPLQATGNKGSAGLGWNDERRKQLMYSSK; encoded by the exons ATGGGGGAAACCGAGAAAGAAGAGCTGGAGGAATCCGAGCAAAGCGAAAATCAGTTCGTATGGGATGAAAGTTCTCAGCTTTACTACCACGCCCG CGCTGGATTTTATCACGATCCTCAAGCAGGCTGGTACTACAGCTGTAAAGATGGCCTATATTACAAATTCGAAAATGGTACTTATGTTCTCATGGAGTATTCTcag GGTGGTTCTCCTGAAAAGAATGGTTGTGAGGGCGTTGCACCTGCAGAGTCTGACAAAGATGAGATAAATGCAGACATCAGTGAAACTGTGGCTCAAACAGTTGAACCACTTCCTTTTGAGCTCTCTGATG AGCAGTTGGAGAATACCGATTGCAAGCTTCCAGAAAATCCACCACCACCCTCAGAGTG GCTTGAAGAAACTCTCATTGAACTTTATCTGGCAAATTATTCCACTCAAGCTGCCAATAGTACTCCTGACATGACAGTTGCTCCAGAAACAAATGAAACAGATAGCTCATATTTGTCCGCACCTG GGAATGATAGCACATATGAACTCGAGGAAGGTGAATGGATACCAGATGACTGGACAGATTCTGCTGATCCAAATGCAGATGTCATGGATGAAG GCGTTTGTTTGGAGGAAGAAAGCTGGCGAGCCCAGTATGGTCAAGTTGAACGACCATTTGAAGATTCTCTGTCACATATTCAGGCTGTTGATTTGTGGGACTGGTCAGTGGTTAAAAAGATCAGAAAAGGTCGAAAAAGGAGGGTGGCCAGGCTGGTTGGACGACTGGTGAAGCCCACTGCTAAGTTGCATCCATCAATGCCCTCGAGTGGCCATCTTCTTAAAACTGCTCCAGTATGTGAAGTCCATCTTGATCTG GTGTATAGGTTGAGAAATCCTAGCACACAATATCTGGCTTCTTTGTCCAATTATGATTCTTCCAATCCAACGAAAAATTGGCGCTTTCCACAAATGTCAATCAGCAGAGAAATCCAGACATGCTCACCAGTCACTGAAAGATATAAACCCATAAGCACAGGGCTACCTGGTGAGGAGGATGTGTGTCTGCGATTAGAGATCAGTGCGCCTGAAAGG GACAGAGACCCTGTGTACAGGGACAGAGCTGCAGAAAGAAGAGCATTGCATGGCGGGTTTGGTGTTGGTCCAGGGCAAAAAAATTCACCCAACTGTGATGATTCTGTTCCTTTGGATACATCTGCTGGTCGAGAGGAAGCTCTTTCTGAATCCTTGAGCAATTCATTTGGAGCTGGTAGCTATGCCAGAAAAATTTTGGAAAACATGGGCTGGAAGGAG GGGGAGGCACTTGGCCGCAGCAACAATGGTTTGATCGAACCATTACAGGCCACAGGAAACAAAGGTTCTGCAGGATTAGGGTGGAACGATGAAAGAAGAAAGCAGTTGATGTACAGTTCTAAATAA
- the LOC107829936 gene encoding uncharacterized protein LOC107829936 isoform X4: protein MGETEKEELEESEQSENQFVWDESSQLYYHARAGFYHDPQAGWYYSCKDGLYYKFENEQLENTDCKLPENPPPPSEWLEETLIELYLANYSTQAANSTPDMTVAPETNETDSSYLSAPGNDSTYELEEGEWIPDDWTDSADPNADVMDEGVCLEEESWRAQYGQVERPFEDSLSHIQAVDLWDWSVVKKIRKGRKRRVARLVGRLVKPTAKLHPSMPSSGHLLKTAPVCEVHLDLVRVTSGQVYRLRNPSTQYLASLSNYDSSNPTKNWRFPQMSISREIQTCSPVTERYKPISTGLPGEEDVCLRLEISAPERDRDPVYRDRAAERRALHGGFGVGPGQKNSPNCDDSVPLDTSAGREEALSESLSNSFGAGSYARKILENMGWKEGEALGRSNNGLIEPLQATGNKGSAGLGWNDERRKQLMYSSK, encoded by the exons ATGGGGGAAACCGAGAAAGAAGAGCTGGAGGAATCCGAGCAAAGCGAAAATCAGTTCGTATGGGATGAAAGTTCTCAGCTTTACTACCACGCCCG CGCTGGATTTTATCACGATCCTCAAGCAGGCTGGTACTACAGCTGTAAAGATGGCCTATATTACAAATTCGAAAATG AGCAGTTGGAGAATACCGATTGCAAGCTTCCAGAAAATCCACCACCACCCTCAGAGTG GCTTGAAGAAACTCTCATTGAACTTTATCTGGCAAATTATTCCACTCAAGCTGCCAATAGTACTCCTGACATGACAGTTGCTCCAGAAACAAATGAAACAGATAGCTCATATTTGTCCGCACCTG GGAATGATAGCACATATGAACTCGAGGAAGGTGAATGGATACCAGATGACTGGACAGATTCTGCTGATCCAAATGCAGATGTCATGGATGAAG GCGTTTGTTTGGAGGAAGAAAGCTGGCGAGCCCAGTATGGTCAAGTTGAACGACCATTTGAAGATTCTCTGTCACATATTCAGGCTGTTGATTTGTGGGACTGGTCAGTGGTTAAAAAGATCAGAAAAGGTCGAAAAAGGAGGGTGGCCAGGCTGGTTGGACGACTGGTGAAGCCCACTGCTAAGTTGCATCCATCAATGCCCTCGAGTGGCCATCTTCTTAAAACTGCTCCAGTATGTGAAGTCCATCTTGATCTGGTACGAGTTACATCAG GTCAGGTGTATAGGTTGAGAAATCCTAGCACACAATATCTGGCTTCTTTGTCCAATTATGATTCTTCCAATCCAACGAAAAATTGGCGCTTTCCACAAATGTCAATCAGCAGAGAAATCCAGACATGCTCACCAGTCACTGAAAGATATAAACCCATAAGCACAGGGCTACCTGGTGAGGAGGATGTGTGTCTGCGATTAGAGATCAGTGCGCCTGAAAGG GACAGAGACCCTGTGTACAGGGACAGAGCTGCAGAAAGAAGAGCATTGCATGGCGGGTTTGGTGTTGGTCCAGGGCAAAAAAATTCACCCAACTGTGATGATTCTGTTCCTTTGGATACATCTGCTGGTCGAGAGGAAGCTCTTTCTGAATCCTTGAGCAATTCATTTGGAGCTGGTAGCTATGCCAGAAAAATTTTGGAAAACATGGGCTGGAAGGAG GGGGAGGCACTTGGCCGCAGCAACAATGGTTTGATCGAACCATTACAGGCCACAGGAAACAAAGGTTCTGCAGGATTAGGGTGGAACGATGAAAGAAGAAAGCAGTTGATGTACAGTTCTAAATAA
- the LOC107829936 gene encoding uncharacterized protein LOC107829936 isoform X3 has translation MKVLSFTTTPALDFITILKQAGTTAVKMAYITNSKMGGSPEKNGCEGVAPAESDKDEINADISETVAQTVEPLPFELSDEQLENTDCKLPENPPPPSEWLEETLIELYLANYSTQAANSTPDMTVAPETNETDSSYLSAPGNDSTYELEEGEWIPDDWTDSADPNADVMDEGVCLEEESWRAQYGQVERPFEDSLSHIQAVDLWDWSVVKKIRKGRKRRVARLVGRLVKPTAKLHPSMPSSGHLLKTAPVCEVHLDLVRVTSGQVYRLRNPSTQYLASLSNYDSSNPTKNWRFPQMSISREIQTCSPVTERYKPISTGLPGEEDVCLRLEISAPERDRDPVYRDRAAERRALHGGFGVGPGQKNSPNCDDSVPLDTSAGREEALSESLSNSFGAGSYARKILENMGWKEGEALGRSNNGLIEPLQATGNKGSAGLGWNDERRKQLMYSSK, from the exons ATGAAAGTTCTCAGCTTTACTACCACGCCCG CGCTGGATTTTATCACGATCCTCAAGCAGGCTGGTACTACAGCTGTAAAGATGGCCTATATTACAAATTCGAAAATG GGTGGTTCTCCTGAAAAGAATGGTTGTGAGGGCGTTGCACCTGCAGAGTCTGACAAAGATGAGATAAATGCAGACATCAGTGAAACTGTGGCTCAAACAGTTGAACCACTTCCTTTTGAGCTCTCTGATG AGCAGTTGGAGAATACCGATTGCAAGCTTCCAGAAAATCCACCACCACCCTCAGAGTG GCTTGAAGAAACTCTCATTGAACTTTATCTGGCAAATTATTCCACTCAAGCTGCCAATAGTACTCCTGACATGACAGTTGCTCCAGAAACAAATGAAACAGATAGCTCATATTTGTCCGCACCTG GGAATGATAGCACATATGAACTCGAGGAAGGTGAATGGATACCAGATGACTGGACAGATTCTGCTGATCCAAATGCAGATGTCATGGATGAAG GCGTTTGTTTGGAGGAAGAAAGCTGGCGAGCCCAGTATGGTCAAGTTGAACGACCATTTGAAGATTCTCTGTCACATATTCAGGCTGTTGATTTGTGGGACTGGTCAGTGGTTAAAAAGATCAGAAAAGGTCGAAAAAGGAGGGTGGCCAGGCTGGTTGGACGACTGGTGAAGCCCACTGCTAAGTTGCATCCATCAATGCCCTCGAGTGGCCATCTTCTTAAAACTGCTCCAGTATGTGAAGTCCATCTTGATCTGGTACGAGTTACATCAG GTCAGGTGTATAGGTTGAGAAATCCTAGCACACAATATCTGGCTTCTTTGTCCAATTATGATTCTTCCAATCCAACGAAAAATTGGCGCTTTCCACAAATGTCAATCAGCAGAGAAATCCAGACATGCTCACCAGTCACTGAAAGATATAAACCCATAAGCACAGGGCTACCTGGTGAGGAGGATGTGTGTCTGCGATTAGAGATCAGTGCGCCTGAAAGG GACAGAGACCCTGTGTACAGGGACAGAGCTGCAGAAAGAAGAGCATTGCATGGCGGGTTTGGTGTTGGTCCAGGGCAAAAAAATTCACCCAACTGTGATGATTCTGTTCCTTTGGATACATCTGCTGGTCGAGAGGAAGCTCTTTCTGAATCCTTGAGCAATTCATTTGGAGCTGGTAGCTATGCCAGAAAAATTTTGGAAAACATGGGCTGGAAGGAG GGGGAGGCACTTGGCCGCAGCAACAATGGTTTGATCGAACCATTACAGGCCACAGGAAACAAAGGTTCTGCAGGATTAGGGTGGAACGATGAAAGAAGAAAGCAGTTGATGTACAGTTCTAAATAA